One Dermacentor silvarum isolate Dsil-2018 unplaced genomic scaffold, BIME_Dsil_1.4 Seq7859, whole genome shotgun sequence genomic window, ACTATGGCATGGTCATTTGTTTCCTCAACAGAGGCAAAATAGACTGACTGGCAGTCAACCAAACAGGAAAGGAAAATGTCGACAACATGCAGTTTCTTGATTTTGAAGAACACACAAGAACATGACTGTTCATTACGATTTATAAAAATATTCACAACCTGTCCAAAGACACCTGCGCTAGAAACAACAAAAGAATTTTTTCGTCTGGACTTATCCTTTGCAGCTACGCAGTAAGTGAATGCGCCAACTGCTGCTTTCTGGTACATAATAGCGCTTCCTTGCTGGCTCCCCTTTCCGTACAGCACTACAGCTCCCTTTTGTGTGAACTTCCTCTTGAGGTTGTAGCCTTTAACTAGTGAATTAACAAGTGACCGCAGGTCGGCACTTTGCCACTTGTTATTCTTCGAGACAACTTGAGGAAGGGACATCAAGATCGCAAACTTCTCAACAATTTGCGCATGGGCGTACCTTGTGCCATTCACAAGGCGGAGTAGCCTCCCATTCATTGACTCGAAAGGGTATGCTGAGAAACCCCACAATGGCCCCCACTGGCTGACATGGTCTACCATGTGAAGAAGAATGTGTGCATTGTAAGACATGCACTCTCTTCCATACAGCTCTTGATAATCCTTCAAGAAGCGTACAAACAGCTTCTTAACTTCTGCAATTCTGTCCAGCGGAATGGATGGTTGCAAACAGAAGTGCATCAGTGCCACAAACATTGTCCAGTTTTTGTAATACTTTCTGGGTAGGAAACCCTTAAGGAcgactggagaaaaaaaaagaagccagtcACGCCATTCAGAAGCCTTCCAGAACTTCATTTCACGAAGCGAACGCGGCAGCCTAGTGGTTTCCCAGATTGGCGTCTGCTGGCTCAATCTTTGATCAATTTCCCCGAGATGTGATCCAAGACTAAATTCTGTTTGTCTTTTGTGGCTAAACCACATGAAAGTTGTAGTCCTAACAAATCCATTGCAGACTGCATGCATATAATCGACTACGAATGAACATGGAAATTTCAAAAATGCcatgaaaaacaaaacacttgCACCCTTGATGCCGCAAGATGGCTCCCCCCTTCGATGTGCCTGTTCCACGTGTCTTTCGAAGCTGTTTTGTGTTCTTAGCCTCGGTGCTGCCTCTTCAATGGGATAAACCCGTGTGTGTCCTTTACCCTTGGCAATGACTTCTCCACTATGCTCACACCATGCACAGCCATGGGCACCGTTGAACTGTGTCATGTTCATGACAAGACAACGTGCAACAGTGTCAACAGTGCACGGGCCTGGGTATGCACGACATGTCTTAGCCATGCCACTCTTAGTTGTCCATGAAATTCCC contains:
- the LOC119435570 gene encoding uncharacterized protein LOC119435570, whose product is MPKRKRYKAYLYDALVGVPARTRCRRKAAESSSQVVPDEVGSSPGGSESDENTLGHLSEESALASVTLAASPLNLSNSHEDGLRERSLNSGACLDSEDGDVASTEPCDCSYRDSSSTADEESDQGPEESQQEENELDVPLYPEAKISKGQSLIMVMAHSLRHHSSKEATESLLKIIDAHLPEGATFPKTKYLFFKNFSSVLECERTTHVCCPKCSEYLVSLPCATADIVCLQCTTQHRISSLVESGSFFLTLDLDAQIKEILLSGKLPQNRRAPAYDVADITQSTGYATLPLTDDDISFTWNTDGVPLFKSSGQSVWPLLLQVNELPFKERVQKLLLFGLWFGSGKPNMNAFLKPYVDTMNRLSSEGISWTTKSGMAKTCRAYPGPCTVDTVARCLVMNMTQFNGAHGCAWCEHSGEVIAKGKGHTRVYPIEEAAPRLRTQNSFERHVEQAHRRGEPSCGIKGASVLFFMAFLKFPCSFVVDYMHAVCNGFVRTTTFMWFSHKRQTEFSLGSHLGEIDQRLSQQTPIWETTRLPRSLREMKFWKASEWRDWLLFFSPVVLKGFLPRKYYKNWTMFVALMHFCLQPSIPLDRIAEVKKLFVRFLKDYQELYGRECMSYNAHILLHMVDHVSQWGPLWGFSAYPFESMNGRLLRLVNGTRYAHAQIVEKFAILMSLPQVVSKNNKWQSADLRSLVNSLVKGYNLKRKFTQKGAVVLYGKGSQQGSAIMYQKAAVGAFTYCVAAKDKSRRKNSFVVSSAGVFGQVVNIFINRNEQSCSCVFFKIKKLHVVDIFLSCLVDCQSVYFASVEETNDHAIVSALDIKKCMVLYSSGKTVLSAIHEEYVLESN